In a single window of the Agromyces sp. H17E-10 genome:
- a CDS encoding TetR/AcrR family transcriptional regulator, translating into MMSSAPTTRARKPPAERRAEIVAAAAAIALDDGLEGITLRAVADRLGVRPGLISHYFPVAEDLVIAAFVHAVSDERETLVPEGGEPLERMARLVSRVESPGARPISRLWLNARHLSRFRPALDDALEEQESLDRAKLTELVEEGIAAGVFACDDALVACVRIFIAIDGFGAYANNTGTFTPDAYARFVTDAAEWALGLEPGRLRAAVAALAD; encoded by the coding sequence ATGATGTCAAGCGCGCCCACGACCCGAGCCCGCAAGCCGCCGGCCGAGCGACGCGCCGAGATCGTCGCGGCTGCGGCGGCGATCGCCCTCGACGACGGCCTCGAGGGCATCACGCTGCGCGCGGTCGCCGACCGCCTGGGGGTGCGGCCCGGCCTCATCAGCCACTACTTCCCCGTCGCGGAGGACCTCGTGATCGCCGCGTTCGTGCACGCCGTGAGCGACGAGCGCGAGACCCTCGTGCCCGAGGGCGGCGAGCCGCTCGAGCGCATGGCTCGCCTCGTCTCGCGGGTCGAGAGTCCCGGGGCGCGACCCATTTCTCGGCTGTGGCTGAACGCGCGCCACCTCAGCCGGTTCCGCCCCGCGCTCGACGACGCGCTCGAGGAGCAGGAGTCGCTCGACCGCGCGAAGCTCACCGAGCTGGTCGAGGAGGGCATCGCCGCCGGGGTGTTCGCCTGCGACGACGCGCTGGTCGCGTGCGTGCGCATCTTCATCGCGATCGACGGATTCGGGGCGTACGCCAACAACACCGGCACCTTCACACCCGACGCCTACGCGCGGTTCGTCACCGACGCCGCCGAGTGG